One window of Leptotrichia trevisanii DSM 22070 genomic DNA carries:
- the asrB gene encoding anaerobic sulfite reductase subunit AsrB — protein MTAINTLNTINMDEQAIMDMNVYLPTVHKLLSIEKVTGLEWLFRVEYKNGSVNAGQFMQVSLPGVGEAPISIANFDLEEGYLDFLIRKVGKVTDRIFELKAGDRIFLRGPYGHGFPIEQYKNKHIVMIVGGSGIAPVRPIIEYFTKHPDQMKSFKIIVGYKNYESVIFEEEFSRWRENIEILVTLDNVETARNIGKTENEMHEGMVTKYIPDLKIPENMDEVEYIVVGPPVMMHFSCLEILKTGIPDEKIWVSFERKMSCAVGKCGHCKIDETYICLEGPVFRYDFAKKLLD, from the coding sequence ATGACAGCAATTAACACATTAAATACAATAAATATGGATGAACAGGCTATAATGGATATGAACGTATATTTGCCAACTGTTCACAAACTTTTGTCTATTGAGAAAGTTACCGGGTTGGAATGGCTATTTCGTGTGGAATATAAAAATGGAAGTGTAAATGCTGGACAGTTTATGCAGGTTTCATTGCCGGGAGTTGGGGAAGCTCCTATTTCCATTGCAAATTTTGACTTGGAGGAAGGCTATCTTGATTTTCTGATTAGAAAAGTTGGGAAAGTTACAGACAGGATTTTTGAACTGAAGGCAGGAGATAGAATTTTTTTGAGAGGACCTTATGGACACGGTTTTCCAATTGAACAATACAAAAATAAACATATTGTAATGATTGTTGGAGGAAGTGGAATTGCTCCAGTTCGCCCAATTATCGAATATTTTACAAAGCATCCTGATCAAATGAAGTCCTTTAAAATCATTGTTGGATATAAAAATTATGAAAGTGTTATTTTTGAAGAGGAATTTTCACGTTGGAGAGAAAATATTGAAATACTTGTAACATTGGATAATGTAGAAACAGCAAGAAATATTGGAAAGACAGAAAATGAAATGCACGAAGGAATGGTTACAAAATATATTCCAGACTTAAAGATTCCTGAAAATATGGATGAAGTCGAATATATTGTTGTAGGGCCTCCAGTAATGATGCATTTTTCTTGCCTTGAAATATTAAAAACAGGTATTCCAGATGAAAAAATCTGGGTTTCCTTTGAAAGAAAGATGTCCTGTGCCGTTGGGAAATGCGGACATTGTAAAATTGATGAAACATATATTTGCCTTGAAGGGCCAGTATTTAGATATGATTTTGCAAAAAAACTGCTTGATTAA
- the asrA gene encoding anaerobic sulfite reductase subunit AsrA yields the protein MKISLNRENFDLVLEKLKKEYKIYAPVEIPFRGTFSDTSVIRYSEIDKIDEICFDKKSNFSAKEVMLPITQTMFYFTEEGCKMSKEQDEKYLIFLRSCDLHSVKRVDEVYLNNKFLDIYYKRVRDKVKFVVFGCPNSFENCFCVDMGTNRTDEYNIGIKVTEEEIFADIRDDELKVYFDELIAENNNNKIKENVEFEMEFVEDNEIHVDIPDNIELEDIINLDLWREYDSRCIACGKCNFVCPTCTCTTTQDIFYTENENNGERRRVWASCHVNGFTDMAGGHSFRQRHGDRMRFKVMHKISDFKKRFGYQMCTGCGRCDDACPEYISFSNCINKLSAELKKISAEKKGGKSE from the coding sequence ATGAAAATTAGCTTAAATCGTGAAAATTTTGATTTGGTACTTGAAAAGCTGAAAAAGGAATATAAAATATATGCACCAGTTGAGATACCGTTTCGTGGGACATTTTCAGATACTTCTGTCATCAGATATTCTGAAATTGACAAGATTGATGAAATATGTTTTGACAAGAAATCCAATTTTTCAGCAAAGGAAGTAATGTTGCCAATAACACAGACAATGTTCTATTTTACAGAAGAAGGATGCAAAATGTCTAAGGAGCAAGATGAAAAATATCTAATATTTCTTAGAAGCTGTGATTTACATTCTGTAAAAAGAGTTGATGAAGTTTACTTGAATAACAAGTTTCTGGATATTTATTATAAAAGAGTAAGGGATAAGGTTAAATTTGTAGTGTTTGGATGCCCAAATTCATTTGAGAACTGTTTTTGTGTGGATATGGGGACTAACAGGACTGATGAATATAATATTGGAATAAAGGTTACAGAAGAGGAAATATTTGCTGATATAAGAGATGATGAGCTGAAAGTGTATTTTGATGAGCTTATCGCTGAAAATAATAACAATAAAATAAAAGAAAATGTGGAATTTGAAATGGAATTTGTGGAAGACAATGAAATTCACGTGGATATTCCTGATAATATTGAGCTTGAGGATATTATAAATCTGGATTTGTGGCGTGAATACGACAGCCGTTGTATAGCCTGTGGAAAATGCAACTTTGTTTGTCCAACTTGCACTTGTACGACTACACAGGACATTTTTTACACTGAGAATGAAAATAATGGAGAAAGACGGCGTGTATGGGCTTCGTGTCATGTAAACGGCTTTACGGATATGGCTGGTGGACATTCATTTAGACAAAGACACGGAGATAGGATGAGATTTAAAGTGATGCACAAAATATCTGATTTTAAAAAGAGATTTGGCTATCAGATGTGTACAGGCTGTGGAAGATGCGATGATGCCTGTCCTGAATACATCTCATTCTCAAACTGTATTAATAAACTAAGTGCCGAACTAAAAAAAATTTCAGCTGAGAAAAAGGGGGGAAAATCAGAATGA
- a CDS encoding formate/nitrite transporter family protein: MKNKETLELVTNAAKSKIGLLKESKGKYFLSAFLAGMFIGIGILLAFTVGGVSSSLPTNKILMGVSFGIALSLVVIFGTDLFTGNNLVGVAGFLNKALSIKDVLLLWIVSYLGNLVGSIATAVIYVMSNAASKPVVEFIIKSSKAKIGGSPQSLFFKGILCNILVCLAVLAGMKLKEETARLIMVFWCLFAFITAGFEHSVANMTLLLMGMIYDGAKEITLNGYFYNLLFVTLGNIVGGGFIGFACYYLAKKDK, translated from the coding sequence ATGAAAAATAAAGAAACTTTAGAACTAGTGACGAATGCTGCAAAAAGTAAAATAGGGCTTTTAAAAGAAAGTAAGGGGAAATATTTTTTATCAGCCTTTTTGGCAGGGATGTTTATTGGGATTGGAATTTTGCTGGCTTTTACAGTGGGAGGAGTTAGCAGTAGTTTGCCAACTAATAAGATTCTTATGGGTGTCAGTTTTGGGATTGCGTTAAGTCTTGTTGTTATATTCGGAACAGACTTATTTACGGGGAACAATCTGGTTGGGGTAGCTGGATTTTTGAATAAGGCTTTGAGTATAAAAGATGTACTGCTTTTGTGGATAGTGTCTTATCTGGGAAATCTTGTGGGCTCTATTGCAACAGCTGTTATTTATGTGATGTCAAATGCGGCTTCAAAACCAGTTGTAGAATTTATTATAAAAAGTTCAAAGGCAAAAATAGGAGGTTCACCACAAAGTCTATTTTTTAAGGGGATTTTGTGTAATATTCTTGTCTGTCTAGCTGTTTTGGCAGGAATGAAATTAAAAGAGGAAACTGCCAGATTAATTATGGTTTTCTGGTGTCTATTTGCCTTTATAACAGCGGGATTTGAGCATAGTGTAGCTAACATGACGCTTTTATTGATGGGAATGATATATGATGGGGCAAAGGAAATAACATTAAATGGATATTTTTACAATTTGCTTTTTGTAACGCTGGGGAATATTGTTGGGGGAGGATTTATTGGGTTTGCCTGTTATTATTTGGCAAAAAAGGATAAATAA
- a CDS encoding ABC transporter permease/substrate-binding protein, whose product MNNNFFQVFYERKEEFFKAVIEHMQISFYALVIALIIAIPLGIYLTYNKKIAEIIIGLTAIMQTIPSLALLGLLIPVMGIGRKPAITALVIYALLPILRNTYTGINGVDPVYMVASRAMGMNKAQQLFKIQLPLAMPVIMAGIRTATVLIIGTATLASLIGAGGLGKLILLGLDRNNMNLILLGAIPSALLAVLFDFMLRKLENKNWKVIIISFISLFIIFFSGNLVMNKQNKRDKIVISGKLGTEPEILINMYKFLIEDEMNVDVELKSGFGTTSFNFNALKSGEVDIYPEFTGTVVFTFLNETPVSNIKEQVYEQARNGILKKYDMVLLKPMAYNNTYAVGVSQNFASENNITKISDLARVKDKAKIGFTREFVDREDGYKGMKKLYNFEFSSVKEFEPKLRYVAVQSGDINVIDAYSTDSELEQYKMTVLKDDKNLFPPYQGAPLMKRETLKKYPKLEQILNKLHNKVTDDEMRKMNFEVGVNGKKAYDVAKEYLIKNGLIKK is encoded by the coding sequence ATGAATAATAACTTTTTTCAAGTATTTTATGAGCGTAAAGAAGAGTTTTTCAAGGCTGTTATTGAGCATATGCAGATTTCATTTTATGCACTTGTAATTGCTTTGATTATTGCAATTCCGCTTGGAATTTATTTGACATATAATAAGAAAATAGCAGAAATAATTATCGGACTTACAGCGATAATGCAAACTATACCTTCACTAGCATTACTTGGATTATTGATTCCAGTTATGGGAATTGGTAGAAAACCTGCAATTACAGCACTTGTAATTTACGCCTTGCTTCCAATTTTGCGAAACACGTATACTGGAATAAATGGAGTAGATCCAGTATATATGGTGGCTTCAAGGGCTATGGGAATGAATAAGGCACAACAGCTCTTTAAAATTCAGCTGCCACTTGCGATGCCTGTAATTATGGCAGGAATCCGTACAGCGACAGTTCTTATCATTGGGACAGCGACACTTGCTTCGTTAATTGGTGCAGGAGGGCTTGGAAAATTGATTTTGCTTGGGCTTGACAGAAATAATATGAACTTAATTTTGCTTGGAGCAATTCCATCTGCATTATTAGCAGTTTTATTTGATTTTATGTTGAGAAAACTGGAAAATAAAAACTGGAAAGTAATTATAATTTCATTTATAAGTCTGTTTATAATATTTTTTTCTGGAAATTTAGTTATGAATAAGCAAAACAAAAGAGATAAAATTGTAATTTCAGGGAAATTGGGAACAGAGCCGGAAATATTGATAAATATGTATAAATTTCTTATTGAGGATGAAATGAATGTAGATGTGGAACTAAAATCAGGATTTGGAACTACATCATTTAACTTTAATGCATTGAAATCAGGAGAAGTTGATATTTATCCTGAATTTACAGGGACTGTAGTATTTACATTCCTTAACGAAACGCCAGTAAGCAATATAAAAGAGCAAGTTTATGAGCAGGCTAGAAATGGAATCTTGAAAAAATACGACATGGTACTGTTAAAACCGATGGCATATAATAACACTTATGCAGTCGGAGTTTCACAAAACTTTGCAAGTGAAAATAATATTACAAAAATATCAGACTTGGCACGAGTAAAAGATAAGGCTAAAATTGGTTTCACAAGAGAATTCGTTGACAGGGAGGACGGGTACAAAGGAATGAAGAAATTATATAACTTTGAATTTTCAAGTGTGAAGGAATTTGAGCCAAAATTACGTTATGTGGCGGTGCAAAGTGGAGATATAAATGTGATTGATGCCTATTCTACGGATAGTGAGCTGGAGCAGTATAAAATGACAGTTCTGAAAGACGATAAGAATTTATTCCCTCCATATCAGGGAGCTCCTTTAATGAAAAGAGAAACTCTGAAAAAATATCCAAAATTAGAGCAAATTTTGAATAAATTACATAATAAAGTTACAGATGATGAAATGCGTAAGATGAACTTTGAAGTAGGAGTCAATGGTAAAAAGGCTTATGATGTGGCAAAGGAATATTTGATAAAAAATGGATTAATTAAAAAATAA
- a CDS encoding NAD(P)H-dependent oxidoreductase: MKKTLVVMAHPDMENSRANKAFKEEAEKLSNVELYNIYEKYPDGKIDVEKELKLLSETGTLILQFPLFWFNCPSLLKEWIDTVFMAAHYGENKVLKGKKIGVAVTTGGIASRYDGTNGLTIKEVLKPFLLSIAYVEGIELPIYSLFGVMPDLSDEKIAESAKKYAEYIENNL, from the coding sequence ATGAAAAAAACATTAGTAGTTATGGCACATCCTGATATGGAAAATTCAAGAGCGAACAAAGCCTTTAAAGAAGAAGCAGAAAAATTATCAAATGTAGAATTGTATAATATTTATGAAAAATATCCTGATGGAAAGATTGACGTTGAAAAAGAACTGAAATTATTGTCTGAAACAGGGACTTTAATATTGCAGTTTCCTTTATTTTGGTTTAATTGTCCATCTTTGCTTAAAGAATGGATAGATACTGTATTTATGGCAGCTCATTATGGCGAAAATAAAGTGCTTAAAGGTAAAAAAATTGGAGTTGCAGTGACAACTGGAGGAATTGCATCAAGATATGATGGAACAAATGGATTGACAATAAAAGAAGTGTTAAAGCCGTTTTTATTAAGCATAGCTTATGTTGAAGGTATTGAATTGCCAATTTATTCATTATTTGGAGTAATGCCAGATTTAAGCGATGAAAAAATTGCTGAAAGTGCAAAAAAATATGCAGAATATATAGAAAATAATTTATAA
- a CDS encoding ABC transporter ATP-binding protein has product MRKIIEFQNVSKKYPNGNEAVKDINFSINEGEFIVFIGTSGSGKTTALKMINRLEDATSGEIKIKGENIFEYNIYKMRWNMGYVLQQVALFPHLTVEENISVVPELKGWKKEEIKARTEELLEMIGLESEKYLKRMPAELSGGEAQRIGIARALAGDPEIILMDEPFSALDPITRKSLQKDIKKLQQKINKTIVFVTHDIEEAFYLGDRIFIIRDGKILQSGTKSELINNPKDEFVREFISLETNENSENKIDKKIIEKLKENGEYAKLVMEIENCRSKD; this is encoded by the coding sequence ATGAGAAAAATTATAGAATTTCAGAATGTGAGTAAAAAATATCCAAATGGAAATGAAGCTGTAAAAGACATAAATTTTTCGATAAATGAAGGAGAATTTATTGTGTTTATCGGGACTTCGGGAAGTGGGAAAACTACAGCTTTGAAAATGATAAATCGGTTGGAAGATGCGACTTCTGGAGAAATAAAAATAAAAGGGGAAAATATTTTTGAATATAATATTTATAAAATGCGTTGGAATATGGGGTATGTCTTGCAGCAGGTGGCTTTGTTTCCGCATCTGACAGTAGAAGAAAATATAAGTGTTGTACCTGAGCTGAAAGGGTGGAAGAAAGAAGAGATTAAGGCAAGGACAGAGGAATTGCTGGAAATGATTGGACTGGAAAGTGAAAAATATCTGAAAAGAATGCCAGCTGAGCTGTCTGGTGGAGAAGCACAGAGAATAGGGATAGCAAGGGCATTGGCGGGAGATCCTGAAATTATATTGATGGATGAGCCTTTTAGTGCATTGGATCCGATTACAAGAAAAAGTTTGCAAAAGGATATAAAAAAATTACAACAGAAAATCAATAAAACGATTGTTTTTGTAACGCACGATATTGAGGAAGCCTTTTATTTAGGAGACAGGATTTTTATAATTAGGGATGGGAAAATTCTTCAATCTGGAACGAAATCTGAATTAATTAATAATCCGAAGGATGAATTTGTAAGGGAATTTATTAGTTTGGAAACAAATGAAAATTCGGAAAATAAAATTGATAAAAAAATTATTGAAAAACTGAAGGAAAATGGGGAATATGCAAAACTGGTTATGGAAATAGAAAATTGTAGAAGTAAAGATTAA
- a CDS encoding MarR family winged helix-turn-helix transcriptional regulator encodes MNKKVNLGIYISKIKQTHDRILNYILSKREITVFNGERGKILHILWEKDNVTCKELSKKTGLAINTLTPMLDRIEKAGLIERAPHPDDRRKVLIRLTEYAQGFKKEYEEISETMTNYVYEGFSQEEIGMCEEFLERISQNLEKAEKKKNKK; translated from the coding sequence ATGAATAAAAAAGTAAATTTGGGAATATATATAAGCAAAATTAAGCAGACACATGATAGAATTTTAAATTATATTCTCTCAAAAAGAGAAATTACTGTTTTTAATGGTGAGCGTGGAAAAATTTTGCATATACTCTGGGAAAAGGATAATGTAACGTGCAAGGAATTGTCGAAAAAAACTGGGCTTGCGATAAATACACTTACACCGATGTTAGATAGAATTGAAAAGGCTGGGCTAATAGAAAGAGCGCCACATCCTGATGATAGGCGGAAAGTGCTGATAAGACTTACAGAGTATGCACAGGGCTTTAAAAAGGAATATGAGGAAATTTCTGAAACTATGACAAATTATGTTTATGAAGGGTTTTCTCAAGAGGAAATTGGAATGTGTGAAGAGTTTTTGGAAAGGATTTCGCAAAATTTAGAGAAAGCTGAAAAAAAGAAAAACAAAAAGTAG
- a CDS encoding zinc-binding alcohol dehydrogenase family protein, with protein sequence MLNKKNTMKAVVLENPCTADELKIQNIEIPKVKNGWVLIKIKSFGINRAEIFTRDGFSPSVKLPRVIGIECVGVIEDASDSHFQKGNRVFTMMNGLGREFNGSYAEYTLVPSSQVYPITLSETDWVKLAAYPELYYTAYGSLFKSLQLKNTDTLLIRGGTSSVALASIQLAKSFGNTVIATSRSKTKVEFLKEMGADFVLIQDETFDTQLQEYFPDGVDKVLDLIGTPTLKNSLKSVKQGGIVCMTGCLGGWVIENFEPLDEIPSESYLTSFNSTIVKKDTIKEMFDFIEKHLIKPRIAKIFTLNEISLAHKFLETNSANGKVIVEVK encoded by the coding sequence ATGTTAAACAAAAAAAATACTATGAAAGCCGTTGTTCTTGAAAATCCTTGTACTGCTGATGAACTAAAAATTCAAAATATTGAAATTCCGAAAGTAAAAAATGGCTGGGTTCTTATAAAAATTAAGTCTTTTGGAATAAATCGGGCTGAAATATTTACTAGAGATGGGTTTTCTCCTTCTGTGAAATTGCCACGCGTGATTGGAATTGAATGTGTTGGCGTTATTGAAGATGCTTCTGATAGCCATTTTCAGAAAGGAAATAGAGTTTTCACAATGATGAATGGTTTGGGGCGTGAATTTAATGGAAGTTACGCCGAATACACGCTTGTACCATCTTCTCAAGTTTATCCAATAACTCTTTCAGAAACAGACTGGGTAAAACTTGCAGCATATCCTGAATTATACTACACAGCTTACGGCTCTTTATTCAAAAGCCTGCAGTTAAAAAACACTGACACTCTGCTGATTCGTGGCGGAACAAGTTCAGTTGCCCTTGCTTCAATCCAGCTTGCCAAAAGTTTTGGAAACACCGTGATTGCAACATCAAGAAGTAAGACTAAAGTTGAATTTTTAAAAGAAATGGGAGCAGATTTTGTCCTAATTCAAGATGAAACTTTTGACACTCAGTTACAAGAATATTTTCCAGACGGAGTTGACAAAGTCCTTGATTTAATCGGCACTCCCACTTTGAAAAATTCTTTAAAATCTGTGAAACAAGGTGGAATAGTCTGTATGACAGGCTGTCTTGGAGGATGGGTAATCGAAAATTTTGAACCACTTGACGAAATCCCTTCAGAATCCTACCTAACTTCATTTAACAGCACAATTGTCAAAAAAGATACAATAAAAGAAATGTTTGATTTTATTGAAAAACATCTCATAAAACCAAGAATTGCAAAAATTTTTACATTAAATGAAATTTCTTTGGCACATAAATTTTTAGAAACGAATAGTGCTAATGGAAAAGTTATTGTAGAAGTAAAATAA
- a CDS encoding C40 family peptidase, with protein MKKILMLAGALVISAVSFADLQNTIKNHYSNKTIDLTVVSKPRQEVRSSGSSSTAVRDQIISFAQTKLGSPYVWGATGPNSFDCSGFVGYVFKKAANVNLPRVSSSQATFKPRISSMNMTKGDLVFFETTGKGRISHVGIYMGNRQFIHASSGSRRVTVSSLDSNFYNKTFRWAINPFS; from the coding sequence ATGAAGAAAATATTGATGCTAGCTGGAGCTTTAGTTATATCTGCTGTATCATTTGCGGATTTACAAAATACAATCAAAAATCATTATAGTAATAAAACTATAGATTTAACTGTTGTATCAAAACCAAGACAAGAGGTGAGAAGTAGTGGAAGTTCTTCTACAGCAGTAAGAGATCAAATTATCTCTTTCGCACAAACAAAATTAGGTTCACCGTATGTTTGGGGAGCAACTGGTCCTAACAGTTTTGATTGTTCAGGCTTCGTTGGTTACGTATTCAAAAAAGCTGCTAATGTAAACTTGCCTAGAGTTTCAAGTTCACAAGCAACATTTAAACCAAGAATTTCATCAATGAATATGACGAAAGGCGATTTGGTATTTTTTGAAACAACTGGAAAAGGGCGTATTTCTCACGTAGGTATCTACATGGGTAATAGACAGTTTATTCATGCTTCTTCTGGAAGTAGAAGAGTAACAGTTTCTAGTTTAGACAGTAATTTTTACAACAAGACATTTAGATGGGCAATTAATCCATTTAGTTAA
- the lon gene encoding endopeptidase La: MQNKPFIATRELVVFPGVVTPIFIGRQSSLKSLEEAISRFDSKLILSAQKDANVEEPKFPEDIYETGVLVHVIQTVKMPNGNVKVLVEAKHRVLINQFPKDDNGVVYAEYEEIFSKPIDESKAEALKRRVIDEFSNYAQKTNKVLPDIIYNIKEISNIDKVFDLICTNLMIAVETKQELLEILDVEARAYKILSILEREIEIFMLEREIENRVKEQMAEVQKNYYLREKIKVMREEMGEGTDSDEELEELDQRVRDAKIPQELKDKLVKELSRMKKMPDFSAESSVIRTYLETVLELPWEVSTNDEIDIEKAEKILNEDHYGLEEVKERILEFLAIKKLNKTLKGSIICLVGPPGVGKTSLAHSVARSMNRKFTRISLGGVRDEAEIRGHRRTYVGAMPGRIINSLKQVGVNNPVMLFDEIDKMASDFRGDPASAMLEVLDPAQNNSFEDHYIDHTFDLSNVFFICTANDLGGIPGPLRDRMEIISIESYTEFEKLNIAKKYLIPQTQEENGLKDYKISFSDKAVMKIINEYTREAGVRNLRREISKLFRKIAKEILVSKSDSKKISVSEAKIKKYLGNAKFRVDKVKEKEGKIGVVNGLAWTAVGGTTLEVQAVKMEGKGVLQLTGKLGDVMQESARVAYSYVRHIKNELGIKEKFNETTDVHLHFPEGAVPKDGPSAGITITTAIISVLTDKEVRQDVAMTGEITITGEVLAVGGIKEKVIGAHRVGIRDVVLPYDNKVDTEELPKEIADQMKFYFAKTYDDVKKIVFVEKEAKKSKAVKKVAEKK; the protein is encoded by the coding sequence ATGCAAAATAAACCATTTATAGCTACACGAGAATTAGTTGTATTTCCAGGTGTTGTAACTCCGATTTTTATCGGTAGGCAGTCAAGCCTGAAAAGTCTTGAAGAAGCAATTTCAAGATTTGACAGCAAGCTAATTCTTTCGGCACAAAAAGATGCAAATGTGGAAGAGCCAAAATTTCCAGAAGATATTTATGAAACTGGAGTTTTAGTTCACGTTATACAGACAGTGAAAATGCCAAATGGAAATGTAAAGGTACTGGTTGAAGCTAAACATAGAGTTTTAATCAATCAATTTCCAAAAGATGATAATGGCGTTGTTTATGCTGAATATGAAGAAATTTTTTCAAAGCCTATCGACGAAAGTAAAGCTGAGGCCTTGAAACGTAGGGTAATTGATGAATTTTCAAATTATGCACAAAAAACTAATAAGGTGCTGCCTGATATTATTTACAATATAAAAGAGATTAGCAATATTGACAAGGTTTTCGACTTGATTTGTACGAATTTGATGATAGCAGTTGAAACAAAGCAGGAATTATTGGAAATATTGGATGTGGAGGCAAGAGCGTATAAAATTTTGAGTATTCTTGAAAGAGAAATTGAGATTTTTATGCTTGAACGTGAAATTGAAAATCGTGTGAAAGAACAGATGGCAGAAGTTCAGAAAAACTATTACTTGCGTGAAAAAATCAAGGTAATGCGTGAAGAAATGGGAGAAGGAACTGATTCAGACGAGGAACTGGAGGAACTTGATCAAAGAGTTCGGGATGCAAAAATTCCTCAGGAGCTAAAGGATAAGTTGGTAAAAGAGCTTTCGAGAATGAAGAAAATGCCAGATTTTTCTGCTGAATCTTCGGTAATCAGAACGTATCTTGAAACTGTACTTGAATTACCGTGGGAAGTTTCAACTAATGATGAAATTGATATTGAAAAAGCTGAAAAAATTCTAAACGAAGATCATTATGGGCTGGAAGAAGTTAAGGAAAGAATATTGGAATTTTTGGCAATTAAAAAATTAAATAAGACATTAAAAGGTTCGATTATCTGTCTTGTGGGGCCTCCAGGTGTAGGGAAAACATCGCTTGCACATTCGGTGGCACGTTCAATGAATAGAAAATTCACAAGAATTTCACTTGGTGGAGTAAGAGATGAAGCCGAAATTCGTGGGCATAGAAGAACTTATGTGGGAGCAATGCCAGGAAGAATTATAAACTCATTGAAACAGGTTGGAGTAAATAATCCGGTAATGCTGTTTGATGAAATTGACAAGATGGCTTCTGACTTTAGAGGAGATCCTGCTTCAGCAATGCTGGAAGTTTTAGATCCTGCACAAAACAATTCATTTGAAGATCACTACATTGATCATACTTTTGACTTGTCAAATGTATTCTTTATTTGTACGGCAAATGATCTGGGCGGAATTCCAGGTCCACTTCGTGATAGAATGGAGATTATCTCAATCGAATCTTACACAGAATTTGAAAAATTAAATATTGCAAAAAAATATTTGATACCTCAAACACAAGAAGAAAACGGATTAAAGGATTATAAAATTTCATTTTCTGATAAAGCAGTTATGAAGATTATAAACGAATACACAAGGGAAGCTGGAGTAAGAAATTTACGAAGAGAAATTAGTAAATTGTTCAGAAAAATAGCAAAAGAAATACTTGTATCAAAATCTGACAGCAAAAAGATTTCTGTTTCTGAAGCAAAAATCAAGAAATATTTAGGAAATGCAAAATTCAGAGTAGATAAAGTTAAAGAAAAAGAAGGTAAAATTGGTGTTGTCAATGGACTTGCATGGACAGCAGTTGGAGGTACAACTTTAGAAGTGCAAGCAGTAAAAATGGAAGGAAAAGGTGTGCTGCAGCTTACAGGAAAACTAGGAGATGTAATGCAGGAATCAGCTAGAGTGGCTTATTCTTACGTACGGCATATAAAGAATGAACTTGGAATCAAGGAAAAATTTAACGAAACAACAGATGTTCATTTACACTTCCCTGAAGGAGCAGTGCCAAAAGACGGGCCATCAGCAGGTATCACAATTACAACAGCAATTATTTCAGTATTGACGGATAAGGAAGTTAGACAGGATGTGGCAATGACTGGAGAAATAACGATTACTGGAGAGGTTTTAGCAGTTGGTGGAATCAAGGAGAAGGTAATTGGGGCTCACAGAGTTGGTATAAGAGATGTTGTGCTTCCTTATGACAATAAAGTTGATACAGAGGAATTGCCAAAGGAAATTGCAGACCAGATGAAATTCTACTTTGCTAAAACTTATGATGATGTGAAAAAGATTGTTTTTGTGGAGAAAGAAGCGAAGAAAAGTAAAGCTGTAAAAAAGGTGGCTGAGAAAAAATAA